TCTCGTCCTCGATGCTGCCATCAAAGAGACGGAGGAGCGGGAGGAAGTGCTCGCTCTCCTAGAGGTCAAGATCCGGGAAGGGCTGAAATATGCCAGCATCGTTCCCGGAATGTTCCGTTTCGAGCAACGTTTTTATGCGGAACGTCAGCAAGGGACGGTCAGTGCCGAACGGTTAAGTGAACTCCTGCAAGAGGAAGAACGGTTAGCCTATGGTCTGGTATTGCCTGAACCGGCGCGCTATAAATGGATGTACATCAGTCATCTGTTTAATCCGAATCTTGCGTTCTACAACATTCCATACACGATCGGTTATCTGCTCAGCAATAGTCTGTATCAGACGGTTCAAGCGGATCCGAGTCAATTTTCAGCAGTCTTTGAAGCGGTCATGCATGATTCCGGTCAAGCGACGATCGATGAGATCGTTAACCGTCATCTCGATGCTGATCCGACATCTGTCGCGTTTTGGATGGAAGCTCAGCAACCGCTCGTCCAGGCAATTGAGCAGTACCTGACGTTAACGGAATCCTCTCTCTCCGTCGATTGAAGACGAATCGAAACGGGAACAGAAATGTAGGGAGGGATGCGGATGTATGAACAGGAGAAACAATTAGTCGCTGAGGCAGCACTAACTTATGTGAAAGATGGGATGATAGTGGGTCTTGGGACAGGTTCGACGACGGAACGGTTCATCGAAGCGCTCGGTCCACTTGTGCATGCTGGACTACAGATTCAAGGTGTGGCAACGTCACTTGCGACGGTACGATTCGCGGAACAGCTACACATTCCGTTGATTGACTTGGAAGAGGGAATGGAAATCGATTTGACGATCGATGGGATCGATCAGATTGACGGACGATTTCAAACGATCAAAGGTGGTGGCGGTGCACTATTTCGCGAGAAAATCGTCGCACTGATGAGTCGGGAATTGCTCTATCTGACAGATTCCTCGAAGTTCGTCCATCATTTAAGCGGACCGTTACCTGTCGAACTGGATCCGTTTGCCTTACCGTATGTGCGACAACGGTTACGTGATAAGCATGTCTCAGCAACGCTACGCGTGAAAGACGATCGTCCCTTCGTTACAGATGGAGGTCACGTGATTTTGGACGTTGATGTATCAGCCATCTCGGACGTCCGAGTATTTGCAAAAGAAGTGAAGAGCTGGTCGGGTGTACTCGATACGGGTTACTTCGAGCGACAGCCCGATCATGTCCTGACGGTCGAAGAGGGAAAGGTCAAACGCATCGCGCATCCACGACTGCGTGACGGCGGTGGGTTGGTTTAAGGGAAGAAAGAAGGAAACCGTATGGGCTTGAAAAAACGGTATTTATTCGGAGCAGGTGTCATTGCCGGTGCGAGTCTACTGTTGTTCAGGAAGCGGGAACAGAGCACACAGACCGATGCGTTACGAGACTATTTAGCGCATCTCGATCAGGATCCGAGTCCAGATGCTGCGAAAGACCCGGATGAGGTCGGATTGACGAAACTGGATTCGATCTATCGGTCGGAGTGGCAAGCGAATGGTTTCCCACGTTCGCGGACGGAGCTAGAGGAGCTTGAAAAATAAGAATGTCAATAAAATATTTCTTTATTGATAAACTAAATAACTTAATGATTTTTTAAACGGCTTAAATTCGTTATTTAAACGGACCTAAGCCGTTTTTGTGTCTTCTGCGCTATAGTTATGAATTAAAACGTTAATAAGAAAATCGTATGTGACTACTATTCAAAAATTCATTTCTAAAATATTCAATATTTAATTCACTATTCCATTATTCTTCTTTTATAACCTACATTTTGTAAAAAAACATGATAAGGTTTATGTATATTTCAAGGGATAATTCATCCCAAAGGGGGAACTAGAGTGACTTTATTTGTTAATGAGCTTAATTACATAGATCAGAAAGATAAAACAACAGTACTCGAAAAAGTTACGTTTTCCATTTCTCCAGGAAAGTCATTGGCGATTAGTTCTAATATTACCCATCGTCAGCTACTCATAAAGATACTTGAAGGTCGTATCCAAAGTGCAAATAAACATGTTCAAGTAAACAATCATCACCCAGGAAATACTGTACAATATCACTCGTCAATCAGTTTCTATTATGAGCAACCGTATACATACGATAGATTAACCATTTTAGATCATCTTGCTTTTTATAAAAAATTGTATAACAGCTCAAAAGCGATTTCAGACACACTCGAAGTTACACAATTAAGCGAGATAGCAAAGAAAAGAACAAACAAACTAGATCGTTCTCAAAAGAAACGTCTGCAACTCGCAATTCTTATTTTACAAGATACACCGGTGGTCGTTTTCGATGAACCGGATCAAAATATTGATCAATATACCAAGAACATTCTATTCAAAGTTATCGAATTGTTGCTCCAGGAAGAAAAGTGTCTTCTAATACTGACAGGAAGTACGGAGAGTGCAATTACTTTATCCGAAGAATCTTATGTATTAAGTAGTAGTGGGCTTACACGCATCAATACAGAAATTGAGGAAGAAGAGAACGCAATCTCAAAAAATGATGAAGAGATCAATGGACTTGAAAAATCCACTCCGTTTTCGCCTCTCGAACTGAATAAGGTCGTTGCCAAACTTGAACGTAATCTTATTTTACTGGATATAGATGAGGTCAAATTTTTCGAGAGCGCATCGGGAAGTGTTCAAATTCATGTGGCGGATACGATGTTACCGGGTCTATATACAATGAATGAGTATGAAACGACTCTTCAGGACCGGTATTTTTTCCGATGTCACCGTTCCTATCTCGTTAATCTGAAGAAAGTACGCGAGATTGTCACGTGGACACGGAACAGTTTTAGTCTGGTTCTCGACGATCGAACCGAAGTGCCTTTATCTAAGAATAAAATACACGTTCTTAAAGAGATGCTCGGCATTAAATGACGATCTTCTAGCAAGCTAATTACTCTTTTCATAAGCTTATTAACTCCTTTCATCGTTAAAATAGTGCGATGTATAGTGCTCTCTACTATTCTAAGGTTAGAAAACGAGAGGAGAACTATACTATGGAAAAGGTAATCGAAATTGAATCATTGACGAAACACTTTTCAGATAAGACGGCTCTTGACGATTTAAGTTTCTATATCAAGCAAAAAGAGATTTTCGGGCTACTTGGTCCCAGTGGCTCTGGTAAAACTAC
This region of Exiguobacterium acetylicum DSM 20416 genomic DNA includes:
- the rpiA gene encoding ribose-5-phosphate isomerase RpiA, with protein sequence MYEQEKQLVAEAALTYVKDGMIVGLGTGSTTERFIEALGPLVHAGLQIQGVATSLATVRFAEQLHIPLIDLEEGMEIDLTIDGIDQIDGRFQTIKGGGGALFREKIVALMSRELLYLTDSSKFVHHLSGPLPVELDPFALPYVRQRLRDKHVSATLRVKDDRPFVTDGGHVILDVDVSAISDVRVFAKEVKSWSGVLDTGYFERQPDHVLTVEEGKVKRIAHPRLRDGGGLV
- a CDS encoding LytTR family transcriptional regulator DNA-binding domain-containing protein is translated as MTLFVNELNYIDQKDKTTVLEKVTFSISPGKSLAISSNITHRQLLIKILEGRIQSANKHVQVNNHHPGNTVQYHSSISFYYEQPYTYDRLTILDHLAFYKKLYNSSKAISDTLEVTQLSEIAKKRTNKLDRSQKKRLQLAILILQDTPVVVFDEPDQNIDQYTKNILFKVIELLLQEEKCLLILTGSTESAITLSEESYVLSSSGLTRINTEIEEEENAISKNDEEINGLEKSTPFSPLELNKVVAKLERNLILLDIDEVKFFESASGSVQIHVADTMLPGLYTMNEYETTLQDRYFFRCHRSYLVNLKKVREIVTWTRNSFSLVLDDRTEVPLSKNKIHVLKEMLGIK